A window of the Arachis duranensis cultivar V14167 chromosome 5, aradu.V14167.gnm2.J7QH, whole genome shotgun sequence genome harbors these coding sequences:
- the LOC107488008 gene encoding protein SHI RELATED SEQUENCE 1-like: MAGLFSLGGGSSSSSGRGGRGNTNQQQQQHDQHQQHAEIPPSDTFYWYKNEDVSSYRGGLELWNHHHHHHQPEHDLIPQARPLFHQDLYSSAAALGVGPTTVSDDQSPSRSAFLVTASAVGSGAASGAGSGAGGISCQDCGNQAKKDCPHMRCRTCCKSRGFDCQTHVKSTWVPASKRRERQQQLASIQQQQLLAADVPKRQRDHASSTRLPTNPSSSASASGMENFPAVVSSPAEFRCVRVSGIDDTEDEYAYQTAVNIGGHVFKGILYDQGPDHATTTTTNSSSYVAGDTSSTGAAAHHPNLNLIAPNTNTTTSALVSAAHTTQQLVDPSSMYPPPLSTFMAGSSGTQFFPHPRS, translated from the exons ATGGCAGGTTTGTTCTCACTAGGCGgtggtagtagtagtagtagtggtagaggagggagagggaacacaaaccaacaacaacaacaacacgaCCAACACCAACAACACGCGGAAATTCCTCCCTCCGACACCTTTTACTGGTACAAGAATGAAGACGTTTCCTCGTACCGAGGTGGCTTGGAGCTGTggaaccatcatcatcatcatcaccaaccaGAACACGACCTCATACCTCAAGCAAGGCCTCTCTTCCACCAAGATCTTTACAGCTCCGCGGCTGCTCTAGGAGTGGGTCCAACCACCGTGTCCGACGATCAGTCACCCTCGAGATCGGCCTTCCTGGTGACGGCGTCGGCCGTGGGGAGCGGAGCAGCAAGCGGAGCAGGAAGTGGAGCAGGTGGGATTAGCTGCCAGGACTGCGGGAACCAGGCGAAGAAGGATTGCCCTCACATGCGGTGCAGGACATGCTGCAAGAGCCGTGGCTTCGATTGCCAAACCCATGTCAAGAGCACTTGGGTTCCCGCTTCCAAGCGCCGCGAGAGGCAGCAGCAACTCGCCTCTATCCAACAACAACAGCTTCTTGCTGCTGATGTTCCCAAGCGCCAAAGAGATCATGCCTCTAGTACTCGTTTACCCACAAACCCTTCTTCTTCAGCCTCGGCTTCag ggATGGAGAATTTTCCTGCAGTAGTGAGCTCTCCAGCTGAATTCAGATGCGTACGTGTGAGTGGAATCGACGACACAGAAGACGAGTATGCATATCAAACGGCAGTCAACATTGGAGGACACGTCTTCAAAGGGATCCTCTATGACCAGGGTCCAGATCACgccactaccaccaccaccaacagcAGCAGCTACGTCGCCGGAGACACCTCCTCCACCGGTGCTGCTGCTCATCACCCTAATCTCAACCTCATTGCTcccaacaccaacaccacaaCTTCAGCCCTCGTCTCCGCTGCACACACAACGCAGCAGCTCGTAGATCCTTCATCCATGTATCCACCTCCTCTCAGCACCTTCATGGCTGGTAGTAGCGGTACGCAATTCTTCCCTCATCCAAGATCTTGA